The proteins below are encoded in one region of Lonchura striata isolate bLonStr1 chromosome 1, bLonStr1.mat, whole genome shotgun sequence:
- the CALB1 gene encoding calbindin, with amino-acid sequence MTAETHLQGVEISAAQFFEIWHHYDSDGNGFMDGKELQNFIQELQQARKKAGLDLTPEMKAFVDQYGKSTDGKIGIVELAQVLPTEENFLLFFRCQQLKSSEDFMQTWRKYDSDHSGFIDSEELKSFLKDLLQKANKQIEDSKLTEYTEIMLRMFDANNDGKLELTELARLLPVQENFLIKFQGVKMCAKEFNNAFEMYDQDGNGYIDENELDALLKDLCEKNKKELDITNLATYKKSIMALSDGGKLYRAELALILCAEEN; translated from the exons ATGACGGCGGAGACCCACCTGCAGGGCGTGGAGATCTCGGCCGCCCAGTTCTTCGAGATCTGGCACCACTACGACTCCGACG GCAATGGGTTCATGGACGGGAAGGAGCTACAAAACTtcatccaggagctgcagcaggcacGGAAGAAGGCAGGCTTG GATTTAACACctgaaatgaaagcttttgtGGACCAATATGGGAAATCTACTGATGGAAAAATAGGTATAGTTGAG CTTGCTCAGGTATTGCCAACGGAAGAGAATTTCCTGTTGTTCTTCAGATGCCAGCAGCTAAAGTCAAGTGAAGATTTCATGCAG ACATGGAGGAAATATGACAGCGACCACAGTGGCTTCATTGATTCTGAGGAACTTAAG agCTTCTTGAAAGATTTATTACAGAAAGCAAATAAGCAGATTGAAGACTCAAAGCTAACGGAATACACAGAAATAATG CTCAGGATGTTTGATGCAAACAATGATGGAAAGTTGGAGCTTACTGAACTGGCCAG ACTGCTCCCTGTAcaggaaaattttcttattaaatttcAG GGTGTCAAAATGTGTGCAAAAGAATTCAATAATGCCTTTGAGATGTATGACCAa GATGGCAATGGCTATATAGATGAAAATGAACTTGATGCCCTACTGAAGGATCTCtgtgaaaagaacaaaaag GAATTAGACATTACCAACCTTGCAACATACAAGAAAAGCATCATGGCCTTGTCTGATGGAGGAAAGCTTTACCGAGCAGAACTGGCTCTTATTCTCTGTGCTGAGGAAAACTAG